The Streptomyces kanamyceticus DNA segment CGTGGTCACCGACATCGCCAAGGACGGCACGCTGCAGGGCCCCAACCTGGAACTCCTGCGCAACGTCTGCGCGGCGACGGACCGCCCCGTGGTGGCGTCGGGCGGCGTCTCCTCCCTGGACGACCTGCGCGCCATCGCCGAGCTCGTCCCGCAGGGCGTCGAGGGTGCGATCGTCGGCAAGGCGCTGTACGCGAAGGCGTTCACCCTCGAAGAGGCGCTCGCCGCGGTGGCGTCGTCATGAGCGACGTCGTACGCCGGGTGAACTCGGGCGGCCCGTGGGAGGACGCCTTCGGCTACTCCCGCGCCGTCGAACTGCCGGGCGGCCTCGTCCTGGTGTCCGGCTGCACCTCCGTGGTGAACGGCTCCATAGACGCGGGCACGCCCTACGAGCAGACGGTCAACGCCTTCCAGGTCGCCTTCGACGCCCTGAAGAAGCTGGGCCTCGGCCGCGAGCACGTGGTGCGCACCCGCATGTACCTCACGCACGCGCGCGACGTCGACGACGTGGGCCGCGCCCACAAGGAGCTCTTCGACGACGTGCGCCCCGCCGCCTCGATGCTCATCGTCTCCGGCTTCGTCGACCCCAGCCTGGTCGTCGAGGTCGAGGTGGAGGCGTACCGGCCTTCGGGAGGCACGGCATGACCCTCGCCGTACGCGTCATCCCCTGCCTCGACGTGGACAACGGCCGCGTCGTGAAGGGCGTCAACTTCCAGAACCTGCGGGATGCGGGCGACCCCGTCGAGATGGCCAAGGTGTACGACGCCGAGGGCGCCGACGAGCTCACCTTCCTGGACATCACGGCCTCCTCCGGCAACCGCGAGACGACGTACGACGTGGTCCGCCGCACCGCCGAGCAGGTCTTCATCCCGCTCACGGTCGGCGGCGGCGTGCGCACCGCGGAGGACGTCGACAAGCTGCTCCGCGCGGGCGCCGACAAGGTGGGCGTGAACACGGCCGCCATCGCGCGCCCCGAGCTGATCCGCGAGATCGCGGAGCGGTTCGGGCGCCAGGTGCTCGTGCTCTCGGTGGACGCGAGGCGGACTCCGTCCGGGGGCTTCGAGGTCACCACCCACGGCGGCCGGAAGTCCGCCGGAATCGACGCCGTCGAATGGGCGCACCGCGCCGCCGAGCTCGGCGCGGGCGAGATCCTGCTCAACTCGATGGACGCGGACGGCACCAAGGACGGCTACGACATCGAGATGATCTCGGCGGTCCGCAAGCACGTCACGGTGCCGGTGATCGCCTCGGGCGGCGCGGGCCGCCTGGAGCACTTTCCGCCTGCCGTCGCGGCGGGCGCGGACGCGGTGCTCGCCGCGTCGGTCTTCCACTTCGGGGATCTGCGGATCGGTGAGGTGAAGGAGGCCCTTCGGGGGGCGGGGCATCCCGTTCGCTGAGGCCCTCGGGTCCACGGCCCCGGTCACCGTTGGGTGATCGGGGCCGTTTTCCGTCCAGGTAGGAAGCGAAAGTTGCGCAATTTATATTGCGCAACATTTCCTTCCTATCTACGGTGAGCACATGGACGACAAGCAGCCCCGGCCCGCCGAGACCCGCCGGATCACCGACGTCGGGACGCTGAAGGCCCTCGGTCACCCCCTGCGCCTGAAGCTCTACGGCAGGCTGCGGGCGGCGGGCACCGCGACCGCGTCGCAGCTCGCCGCGCAGGTCGACGAGGCCGTATCCCTGGTCAGCTACCACCTGCGCAAGCTCGCTGAGCACGGCCTCATCGAGGAGGCCGACGCGCAAAGCGGCGACGCGCGGGAGCGCTGGTGGCGTGCCGCGCAGGACAACCTGAGCTTCCGCCACGAGGACTTCAAGGACACTCCCGAGGGCGTCGCCGCGCACTCCGCGATCATCCGTCGGCTCATCGCGCACCGCCACGAGCAGTACGAGACCTACCTGGACCAGCAGACGGCGTGGGGTGAGCGGTGGCGCGAGGCGGCCGACCAGTCGGACTTCCTCGCCCGCCTCAACCCCGCCGAGCTCACCTCGCTCAACGCCGAGATCCACGCCCTGGTCAGGACGTACGAGGAGCGGGGCAAGGCCGCCGAGGCGGCCGGTGACACCGCAGGGCGCGAGAACGTCGCCGTACACCTGGCCAGCTTCCCGTTCCGGCTCTGAGAGGGCGTCCACCATGACCGCCACCGGCATATCCCTGGCCCCCGCCACCGCCGAACGCCCCGCCCACCGCGACCCCAACGTCCTGCGCTGGCTGAGCGCCTACACCGCATCGATGATCGGCGACAGCGTCTACTTCGTGGCGCTGTCCTGGGCCGCGGCCCGCAGCGGTGGCGCGGCGCAGACCGGGCTCGTGCTCGCCGTCGGCTCGGTGCCGCGCGCGGTGCTCATGCTCGGCGGGGGCGTCATCGCCGACCGCTTCGGGCCGCGCCGCGTGGTCATCGGCAGCGACGCCGTGCGCTGCGCGGTGATCCTCTCGGTCGCCGCGCTGCTGCTGGTGACCACCCCCGGGATCTGGCTGCTCGCCGTCGTCGCCCTCGTCTTCGGGGCCGTGGACGCGCTCTTCCTGCCGAGTGTCGGCGCCCTGCCGCCGCGCATCACCGCTCCGGGGCAGCTCAGCCGGGTGCAGGGGATGCGCGGGCTCGCCCAGCGCGTGGCCACCGTGTGCTCGGCGCCGCTCGGCGGCCTCGCGGTCGCGGTGGGCGGGCCCGCGGCGGGGTTCGGGGTGGCCGGGGTACTGTTCGCCGTGTCCCTGCCGCTGCTCATGGCCGTACGGCTGCGGGAGCCCGCCGCCGACGAACGGGCGGGCCGCGCGGACACCGCGCGGCGCCAACTGGCCGACGGGCTGCGGTACGTGCGCGGCCACCGCGTCCTCGCCCCGCTGGTGGTCACGATCGCGGTGAGCGAGATGGGCTTCGCCGGACCCGTCAACGTGGGCCTCGTGCTGCTCGCCGACGAGCGCGGCTGGGGCGCGGCCGGGATGGGGTGGATCCTCGCGGGCTTCGGCGTGGGCGCGGGGGCCGCGTCGCTGCTGCTCACCGTGCGGCGCCGGGTGCCGCGTGCGGGGCTCGTGATGTCGTGGTCGGTGCTGCCGGGGGCGGCCGCGCTCGGCGCGTTCGCGTTCGCGCCGTCCGTGGCGGCCGGAGTGGTGGCCGCGTTCTTCGTGGGGCTGTGCCTCGGCCTCGGCGGCGCCCTGGCCGGGGCGCTCCTGCAGACGGCCACCGACCCCGCCTACCTGGGCCGCGTCACCTCGGTGAGCAGCCTCTTCACCATGGGCATACCGCCGCTCAGCTACCCCCTCACGGGGATCGCGATCGGCGCCTGGGGCGCGGGCCCCGTATTCGTCACGGGAGCGGCGGTCACCGTGGCGGGCGGGGTGTACGGACTCTGCTCCCGCGCCCTGCGCCGCGCCGAACTCCCGCGCTGACCCGGCGCGTTCAGCCGATCGGCTGGGACAGCATCACCAGATTGCCGACCGTGTCGTCGAGCACCGCGGTGAGCAACGGGCCCTGTTCCGTCGGCGGCTGGGGGAACGTCACGCCGAGCGCGCCGAGCCGTTCGTGCTCGGCGCGCACGTCGTCCACGGAGAAGACGATGCACGGCAGGTCCGCCGCGCGCAGGGCCGCGCGGTACGGCTCGGCGATCGGCCCCTGGCCCGGTTCGAGGAGCACCTCGAGGTCCGCCTGGGCACCGGCCGCGCCCACCGTGACGAACAGGTTGCCGTCCTCCATGTCGATGTGCGTGCGGGTCTCGAAGCCCAGCACGTCCGTGTAGAAGGCCTGGGCCTTCGCGACGTCGTCGACGTACACACTCACCATGGCTACTTTGATCATGGAAGGAATCCTAGAGTCCGAGCCGCTTGGACTCGTGGAGCGTGGCGATCGCGTCCTTGTCGCCGTCCAGGGCGACATCGGCGACCTCCTGCCTGCCGTACACGAACATCAGCAGCTCGGAGGGCTCGCCGGTCACCGTCACCACCGGCGTCCCCCGGTGCGCCACCACCGTCCGGCCGTCCGGACGGCGCAGCACCAGGCCGGTGGGCGCCTTGCGGCCCACCAGGCGCGCGGTGCGCTCCAGACGGGACCACAGGGCGTCGGCGAACACCGGGTCGAGTTCGCGCGGCGTCCAGTCGGGCGCGGCCCTGCGCACGTCCTCGGTGTGCACGTAGAACTCGACGGCGTTCGACGCCTCGTCGACCTGCTTGAGCGAGAACGGCGAGAAGCGCGGCGGGCCCGTCCTGATCAGCTGGATCAGTTCCTCGTACGGCTTCGCGGCGAACTCGGCCTGCACCCGCTCCAGACGCGCGGCCAGCTGCTTGATCACGAGCCCGCCCGCGGCGTCCGCGCGGCGCTCGCGCACCACCACGTGGGCCGCGAGGTCCCGGGTCTGCCAGCCCTCGCACAGGGTGGGGGCCGCCGGGCCCTGCGCCTCCAACAGGTCGGCGAGGAGAAGTCGTTCACGCTTGGCATGGGTCGACATGCCAGCCAGCCTACGACCACCCACCCGGTCCGGACAGTGGACGCACGCGGGGCGCGGGCCGGGAGCGCGGCACAATGGGCCCATGACCAGCGTTCCCCCGCCCAGCAGCAGCCTCGACCCGGAGATCGCCGCGCGCCTGAAGCGCAGCGCCGACGGGCTCGTCCCCGCCATCGCCCAGCAGTACGACACCGGTGAGGTGCTGATGCTCGGCTGGATGGACGACGAGGCACTGCATCGCACCCTCACCACAGGACGCTGCACCTACTGGTCGCGCAGCCGCCAGGAGTACTGGGTCAAGGGCGACACCTCGGGCCACTTCCAGTACGTCAAGGAGGTGGCCCTTGACTGCGACGCGGACACCGTCCTCGTCCAGGTCGACCAGGTCGGCGCGGCCTGCCACACGGGCACCCGCACCTGCTTCGACTCCGACGTGCTTCCCGTGTCCCCCGCGCCCGCGCCCGGTCAGTAGGGTCTGCACCCATGGACCTCGAGACCTTCCGCAAGCTGGCGGCCGACCGCCGCGTGCTCCCCGTCAGCCGCAGGCTCCTCGCGGACGGCGACACCCCCGTCGGCCTCTACCGCAAGCTCGCCGCCGAGCGTCCCGGCACCTTCCTCCTGGAATCCGCGGAGAACGGCCGCACCTGGTCCCGCTACTCCTTCGTCGGCGTCCGCAGCGCCGCCACCCTCACCGTCCGCGACGGCGAGGCCCACTGGCTCGGCACCCCGCCCGTCGGCGTCCCCACGTCGGGCGACCCGCTCGCCGCGCTGCGCGCCACCGTCGAACTGCTGCACACCCCGCGCGACCTGGCCGCCGGGATGCCGCCCTTCACCGGCGGCATGGTCGGCTACCTCGGCTACGACATCGTGCGCCGCCTGGAGAAGATCGGCCCGGGGGAGCGGGACGACCTGAAACTCCCCGAGCTGACGATGCTCCTCACCAGCGACCTCGCCGTCCTGGACCACTGGGACGGCTCGGTCCTGCTGATCGCCAACGCGATCAACCACAACGACCTCGACACCGGCGTCGACGAGGCGTACGCCGACGCGGTCGCCCGCCTCGACGCCATGGAGGCCGACCTCTCCCGGCCCGTCTCCCAGCCCCCTGCCGCCCTGCCGCCCTCCGAGCTGCCCGAGTACACCGCGCTGTGGGGCGGCGAGCAGTACCAGGAGGCCGTCGAGGACATCAAGGAGCGCATCCGGGCCGGTGAGGCCTTCCAGGTCGTGCCCTCGCAGCGGTTCGAAACGCCGTGCACGGCAAGCGCGTTGGACGTCTACCGGGTGCTGCGGGCGACCAACCCCTCGCCGTACATGTACCTCTTCCGCTTCGACGGATTCGACGTGGTCGGCTCCTCGCCCGAGGCCCTCGTCAAGGTCGAGGACGGGCGCGCCATGGTGCACCCCATCGCGGGGACCCGGCACCGGGGCGCCACCCCGCAGGAGGACCAGGCGCTCGCCGACGAACTGCTCGCCGACCCCAAGGAGCGCGCCGAGCACCTCATGCTCGTCGACCTGGGCCGCAACGACCTGGGCAGGGTCTGCGAGCCGGGCTCCGTCGAGGTCGTCGACTTCATGTCCATCGAGAAGTACTCGCACGTCATGCACATCGTGTCGACGGTCACCGGACAGGTCGCCGACGGACGCACCGCCTTCGACGTGCTCACCGCCTGCTTCCCGGCAGGCACCCTCTCCGGTGCCCCCAAGCCCCGCGCGATGCAGATCATCGACGAGCTGGAGCCGTCCCGGCGCGGCCTGTACGGCGGCTGCGTCGGCTACCTCGACTTCGCGGGCGACTCCGACACCGCGATCGCCATCCGCACCGCCCTGCTCCGCGAGGGCACGGCATACGTGCAGGCCGGAGCGGGTGTGGTCGCCGACTCCGACCCCGTCGCCGAGGACACCGAGTGCCGCAACAAGGCCGCCGCCGTACTGCGCGCCATCCACACGGCGAACCGGCTGCACGCGCGTTCGGGCCGTGAGGGATAGTGGACAGGTGACTTCCGCAGTACCACCGCCCCGTACCGAGGCTCCCGCCGAGAGCCGAGAGCAGCGCAGCAGCAGGCGCAGCATCGCCGCAGCGCTGCTGCTCGGCGCCGTCGGCGCGGCCCTCGCCCTGCTCGCATCGCGCCAGGAGTGGGCGCACGGCACCGCTTCCGTGGCGGGCGGCTCCCTGCC contains these protein-coding regions:
- a CDS encoding winged helix-turn-helix domain-containing protein translates to MDDKQPRPAETRRITDVGTLKALGHPLRLKLYGRLRAAGTATASQLAAQVDEAVSLVSYHLRKLAEHGLIEEADAQSGDARERWWRAAQDNLSFRHEDFKDTPEGVAAHSAIIRRLIAHRHEQYETYLDQQTAWGERWREAADQSDFLARLNPAELTSLNAEIHALVRTYEERGKAAEAAGDTAGRENVAVHLASFPFRL
- the hisF gene encoding imidazole glycerol phosphate synthase subunit HisF — its product is MTLAVRVIPCLDVDNGRVVKGVNFQNLRDAGDPVEMAKVYDAEGADELTFLDITASSGNRETTYDVVRRTAEQVFIPLTVGGGVRTAEDVDKLLRAGADKVGVNTAAIARPELIREIAERFGRQVLVLSVDARRTPSGGFEVTTHGGRKSAGIDAVEWAHRAAELGAGEILLNSMDADGTKDGYDIEMISAVRKHVTVPVIASGGAGRLEHFPPAVAAGADAVLAASVFHFGDLRIGEVKEALRGAGHPVR
- the hisI gene encoding phosphoribosyl-AMP cyclohydrolase — encoded protein: MTSVPPPSSSLDPEIAARLKRSADGLVPAIAQQYDTGEVLMLGWMDDEALHRTLTTGRCTYWSRSRQEYWVKGDTSGHFQYVKEVALDCDADTVLVQVDQVGAACHTGTRTCFDSDVLPVSPAPAPGQ
- a CDS encoding glyoxalase/bleomycin resistance/extradiol dioxygenase family protein; amino-acid sequence: MIKVAMVSVYVDDVAKAQAFYTDVLGFETRTHIDMEDGNLFVTVGAAGAQADLEVLLEPGQGPIAEPYRAALRAADLPCIVFSVDDVRAEHERLGALGVTFPQPPTEQGPLLTAVLDDTVGNLVMLSQPIG
- a CDS encoding TIGR03085 family metal-binding protein, encoding MSTHAKRERLLLADLLEAQGPAAPTLCEGWQTRDLAAHVVVRERRADAAGGLVIKQLAARLERVQAEFAAKPYEELIQLIRTGPPRFSPFSLKQVDEASNAVEFYVHTEDVRRAAPDWTPRELDPVFADALWSRLERTARLVGRKAPTGLVLRRPDGRTVVAHRGTPVVTVTGEPSELLMFVYGRQEVADVALDGDKDAIATLHESKRLGL
- a CDS encoding anthranilate synthase component I — its product is MDLETFRKLAADRRVLPVSRRLLADGDTPVGLYRKLAAERPGTFLLESAENGRTWSRYSFVGVRSAATLTVRDGEAHWLGTPPVGVPTSGDPLAALRATVELLHTPRDLAAGMPPFTGGMVGYLGYDIVRRLEKIGPGERDDLKLPELTMLLTSDLAVLDHWDGSVLLIANAINHNDLDTGVDEAYADAVARLDAMEADLSRPVSQPPAALPPSELPEYTALWGGEQYQEAVEDIKERIRAGEAFQVVPSQRFETPCTASALDVYRVLRATNPSPYMYLFRFDGFDVVGSSPEALVKVEDGRAMVHPIAGTRHRGATPQEDQALADELLADPKERAEHLMLVDLGRNDLGRVCEPGSVEVVDFMSIEKYSHVMHIVSTVTGQVADGRTAFDVLTACFPAGTLSGAPKPRAMQIIDELEPSRRGLYGGCVGYLDFAGDSDTAIAIRTALLREGTAYVQAGAGVVADSDPVAEDTECRNKAAAVLRAIHTANRLHARSGREG
- a CDS encoding MFS transporter: MTATGISLAPATAERPAHRDPNVLRWLSAYTASMIGDSVYFVALSWAAARSGGAAQTGLVLAVGSVPRAVLMLGGGVIADRFGPRRVVIGSDAVRCAVILSVAALLLVTTPGIWLLAVVALVFGAVDALFLPSVGALPPRITAPGQLSRVQGMRGLAQRVATVCSAPLGGLAVAVGGPAAGFGVAGVLFAVSLPLLMAVRLREPAADERAGRADTARRQLADGLRYVRGHRVLAPLVVTIAVSEMGFAGPVNVGLVLLADERGWGAAGMGWILAGFGVGAGAASLLLTVRRRVPRAGLVMSWSVLPGAAALGAFAFAPSVAAGVVAAFFVGLCLGLGGALAGALLQTATDPAYLGRVTSVSSLFTMGIPPLSYPLTGIAIGAWGAGPVFVTGAAVTVAGGVYGLCSRALRRAELPR
- a CDS encoding RidA family protein → MSDVVRRVNSGGPWEDAFGYSRAVELPGGLVLVSGCTSVVNGSIDAGTPYEQTVNAFQVAFDALKKLGLGREHVVRTRMYLTHARDVDDVGRAHKELFDDVRPAASMLIVSGFVDPSLVVEVEVEAYRPSGGTA